Proteins encoded within one genomic window of Mycolicibacterium aubagnense:
- a CDS encoding nuclear transport factor 2 family protein encodes MEDVADKLAITELLYRYAELIDAGDFDGVGDLLGRGRFGGPTSGSVEGRDAIAKTFARTTRRFPDHGNTPRTRHLVLNPIVELDGDIAHARSTFCVVQQTETVPLQPIVVGRYADTFARDDSGWYFTERIVDVQMVGNVSDHLNISL; translated from the coding sequence CTGGAAGACGTGGCGGACAAGCTGGCGATCACCGAGTTGTTGTACCGCTACGCCGAGTTGATCGATGCCGGCGACTTCGACGGCGTGGGAGACCTGCTGGGGCGTGGTCGGTTCGGCGGGCCGACTTCGGGCAGCGTCGAGGGACGGGACGCGATCGCCAAGACTTTCGCCCGTACCACTCGCCGGTTCCCGGACCACGGGAACACCCCGCGCACCCGGCACCTGGTGCTCAACCCGATCGTCGAACTCGATGGCGATATCGCTCACGCAAGGTCGACGTTCTGCGTGGTGCAACAGACTGAAACGGTGCCGCTGCAGCCCATCGTGGTGGGCCGGTACGCCGATACGTTCGCGCGCGACGACAGTGGCTGGTACTTCACCGAGCGCATCGTGGATGTTCAGATGGTCGGCAATGTGTCCGACCATCTGAATATCTCGCTGTAG
- a CDS encoding alpha/beta fold hydrolase produces MGDNKNARWLAGMAGLTAVGSVAGIGVVRSLRRRSGEDPYAGEDFTTLDADRGCVVTATDGVPLAVREVGPKDARLTVLFAHGFCNSMGSFHFQRARLAERWGDQVRMVFYDQRGHGRSSAGPVDSYTVPQLGQDLESVMRVMAPRGPVVLVGHSMGGMTVLSHARQFPRNYPARVCGVALIASAAQGVTRSPLGEVLQNPALEAAKVAVRFAPGAVSAGRGAAKAVIGPVLKAASFGDEAVSPSVARYVEKMMHDTSMRTTVEFLHALETHDEAGALPVLQHVPTLIACGDQDLLTPPAKSEAMMRQLPKSELVIVEGAGHMVHMEQPELINEALERFVEHATPSRLVALTRQLRGKAKRNG; encoded by the coding sequence ATGGGCGACAACAAGAATGCCCGGTGGCTGGCGGGCATGGCCGGCCTCACTGCCGTGGGGTCGGTCGCCGGAATCGGTGTGGTTCGCTCGCTGCGCCGCCGTAGTGGCGAAGATCCTTATGCCGGTGAAGATTTCACCACGCTCGACGCCGACCGCGGCTGCGTCGTGACCGCCACCGACGGCGTGCCGCTGGCGGTGCGTGAGGTCGGTCCGAAAGACGCCCGGTTGACGGTGCTCTTCGCACACGGCTTCTGTAACAGCATGGGCTCGTTTCATTTTCAGCGGGCCCGCCTCGCCGAGCGGTGGGGTGATCAGGTCCGCATGGTGTTCTATGACCAGCGCGGTCACGGCCGGTCGTCAGCCGGGCCGGTCGACTCGTACACCGTGCCGCAGCTGGGGCAGGACCTCGAATCGGTGATGCGGGTGATGGCTCCGCGCGGTCCCGTCGTGCTGGTCGGCCACTCGATGGGCGGCATGACGGTGCTGTCTCACGCCCGACAGTTCCCGCGGAACTATCCGGCACGGGTGTGCGGCGTGGCACTCATCGCCTCTGCGGCACAAGGGGTTACCCGCTCGCCGCTCGGTGAGGTGCTGCAGAATCCGGCACTGGAGGCGGCCAAGGTCGCCGTGCGGTTTGCGCCCGGGGCGGTCAGTGCGGGGCGGGGCGCGGCCAAGGCCGTCATCGGCCCGGTGCTCAAGGCCGCGTCGTTCGGTGATGAGGCCGTCAGTCCGTCGGTGGCGCGGTATGTCGAGAAGATGATGCATGACACCTCGATGCGCACCACCGTGGAATTCCTGCATGCATTGGAAACCCACGACGAGGCCGGCGCGCTGCCGGTGCTGCAGCACGTGCCCACCCTGATCGCCTGCGGCGACCAGGATTTGCTGACCCCGCCGGCCAAGTCGGAGGCGATGATGCGGCAGCTGCCGAAGTCCGAACTGGTGATCGTCGAAGGCGCCGGCCACATGGTGCACATGGAGCAACCCGAACTCATCAACGAAGCGCTGGAGCGTTTCGTCGAACACGCCACCCCGTCACGATTGGTGGCGCTCACCCGGCAGCTGCGTGGAAAGGCCAAGCGCAATGGATGA
- the tsaB gene encoding tRNA (adenosine(37)-N6)-threonylcarbamoyltransferase complex dimerization subunit type 1 TsaB: MILAIDTATPAVTAGVARRTAAGVEVLAERITVDARAHAEQLTPNVVAAVADAGITFADLTAIVVGCGPGPFTGLRVGMATAAAYGHALGVPVYGVCSLDAIAPQTAGELLVVTDARRREVYWARYRDGVRVDGPAVSAAADVESGAGSVAGPAAQVALFPLPALAVEYPTVAGLVTAADWDQPPAALVPLYLRRPDAKTLAERGLS; the protein is encoded by the coding sequence ATGATTCTCGCCATCGATACCGCAACTCCGGCTGTCACCGCCGGGGTGGCCCGGCGTACGGCCGCCGGTGTCGAGGTGCTGGCCGAACGGATCACCGTCGACGCCCGTGCGCACGCCGAGCAACTGACGCCCAATGTGGTTGCCGCCGTTGCCGATGCGGGAATCACGTTCGCCGACCTGACGGCGATCGTGGTTGGTTGCGGGCCGGGCCCGTTCACCGGGCTGCGGGTCGGGATGGCCACCGCCGCCGCCTATGGCCATGCCCTCGGCGTCCCGGTGTACGGGGTGTGCAGCCTCGACGCGATCGCGCCTCAGACGGCCGGAGAGTTGTTGGTGGTCACCGACGCCCGTCGCCGTGAGGTGTACTGGGCACGGTACCGCGACGGCGTGCGGGTCGACGGACCGGCCGTCAGTGCCGCGGCCGATGTCGAGTCGGGTGCGGGTTCGGTCGCCGGTCCGGCCGCGCAGGTCGCGTTGTTCCCCTTGCCCGCGCTGGCGGTGGAGTACCCGACCGTGGCCGGACTCGTGACCGCCGCCGACTGGGACCAGCCGCCCGCTGCGCTGGTGCCGCTGTACCTGCGCCGCCCGGATGCGAAAACCCTTGCCGAGCGGGGCCTCTCGTGA
- the rimI gene encoding ribosomal protein S18-alanine N-acetyltransferase gives MTVEYGSLTVGDADRCGELEAILFPGDDPWPAVAFIRELDSDHNHYVAARDGKLLVGYAGISRLGRKPPFEYEVHTIGVDPAYQGQGIGRELLDRLLAIADGGTVFLEVRTDNEPAIGLYESVGFVKMGVRKRYYRISGADAYTMRKEAS, from the coding sequence GTGACGGTCGAGTACGGGTCGCTGACGGTCGGTGATGCCGACCGGTGTGGCGAACTCGAAGCGATCCTGTTCCCGGGCGATGACCCGTGGCCGGCGGTGGCCTTCATCCGTGAGCTCGACTCGGACCACAACCACTATGTGGCAGCGCGCGACGGCAAGCTGCTGGTGGGCTATGCCGGCATCAGCCGCCTGGGCCGCAAACCGCCGTTCGAGTACGAGGTGCACACCATCGGCGTCGATCCGGCGTATCAGGGCCAGGGCATCGGTCGGGAGCTGCTGGACCGGCTGTTGGCCATCGCCGACGGTGGCACCGTGTTTCTGGAGGTGCGCACCGACAACGAGCCGGCGATCGGGCTGTACGAAAGCGTTGGATTCGTGAAAATGGGCGTGCGCAAACGGTATTACCGGATCAGTGGCGCGGATGCCTACACGATGCGCAAGGAGGCGTCATGA
- the tsaD gene encoding tRNA (adenosine(37)-N6)-threonylcarbamoyltransferase complex transferase subunit TsaD: protein MTIILAIESSCDETGVGICELADDGTVTLLADEVASSVDEHTRYGGVVPEIASRAHLESLGPTMRRALTTAGIERPDVVAATIGPGLAGALLVGVAAAKAYSAAWGVPFYGVNHLGGHLAADVYDHGPLPESVGLLVSGGHTHLLHVRSLGEPIEELGSTVDDAAGEAYDKVARLLGLGYPGGRVLDELARQGDRDAIVFPRGMTGPRDDPYAFSFSGLKTAVARHMEKHPDASHADVAAGFQEAVADVLTRKAVRAATDLGVSTLLIAGGVAANSRLRELAEERCAEAGLTLRVPRPRLCTDNGAMIASFAAHLIAAGAKPSPLDVPSDPGLPVVKGQIA from the coding sequence ATGACGATCATCTTGGCAATCGAAAGTTCCTGTGACGAAACAGGAGTCGGCATCTGCGAACTCGCGGATGACGGAACCGTCACGCTCCTGGCCGACGAGGTCGCCTCCAGCGTCGACGAGCACACCCGGTACGGCGGTGTGGTGCCGGAGATCGCCTCCCGTGCGCATCTGGAGTCGCTGGGGCCCACCATGCGCCGGGCGCTGACGACCGCCGGCATCGAGCGGCCCGACGTCGTGGCGGCGACCATCGGACCCGGTCTGGCCGGGGCATTGTTGGTGGGTGTGGCTGCGGCCAAGGCCTATTCGGCGGCGTGGGGAGTGCCGTTCTACGGGGTCAACCACCTCGGTGGACATCTGGCCGCCGACGTGTACGACCACGGACCGCTGCCAGAGAGTGTCGGCCTGCTGGTGTCAGGTGGCCATACGCACCTGCTGCACGTGCGGTCCCTCGGTGAGCCGATCGAAGAACTCGGCAGCACCGTCGACGACGCGGCCGGTGAGGCGTACGACAAGGTGGCCCGGCTACTCGGGCTGGGCTACCCCGGTGGCCGGGTGCTCGACGAGCTGGCCCGCCAGGGTGACCGGGACGCCATCGTGTTCCCGCGCGGCATGACCGGGCCGCGAGATGACCCGTACGCCTTCAGCTTTTCCGGGCTCAAGACCGCGGTTGCCCGGCACATGGAGAAACACCCGGACGCGTCGCACGCCGATGTGGCGGCCGGGTTCCAGGAGGCCGTCGCGGATGTGTTGACCCGCAAGGCGGTTCGCGCGGCCACCGATCTCGGGGTGTCGACGCTGCTGATCGCCGGGGGTGTGGCGGCCAACTCACGGCTGCGGGAGCTCGCCGAAGAGCGTTGTGCCGAGGCTGGTTTGACGCTTCGAGTGCCGCGGCCCCGGCTGTGTACCGACAACGGGGCCATGATCGCGTCCTTCGCCGCGCATCTGATTGCCGCGGGTGCCAAGCCGTCACCGCTCGATGTGCCGAGCGATCCGGGGCTGCCGGTGGTGAAGGGACAGATCGCGTGA
- the tsaE gene encoding tRNA (adenosine(37)-N6)-threonylcarbamoyltransferase complex ATPase subunit type 1 TsaE, producing MDDSHGTEHLPTEADTMALGARFGAELRVGDVVVLTGPLGAGKTMLAKGIAQGMDVDGAVTSPSYVLARVHPARRAGHPAMVHVDMYRLLDSGSTDLLGELDSLDLDTDLDDAVVVVEWGEGLAERLSASHLDIRLERADDDTRTAVWHWSRS from the coding sequence ATGGATGATTCGCACGGCACCGAGCACCTGCCGACCGAGGCAGACACCATGGCCCTCGGCGCCCGGTTCGGCGCCGAACTTCGGGTCGGCGACGTGGTGGTGCTCACCGGTCCGCTGGGTGCCGGAAAAACGATGCTGGCCAAGGGTATTGCGCAAGGCATGGACGTCGACGGAGCGGTGACGTCACCGTCCTACGTGCTGGCCCGGGTGCACCCCGCCCGTCGCGCCGGGCACCCTGCGATGGTCCACGTCGACATGTACCGGCTGCTCGACTCGGGCAGCACCGACCTGCTCGGAGAACTCGACTCGCTTGACCTCGACACCGACCTCGATGATGCCGTGGTGGTCGTCGAGTGGGGTGAGGGCCTGGCCGAGCGACTGTCGGCCAGCCATCTGGACATCCGGTTGGAGCGCGCCGACGACGACACCCGTACTGCTGTCTGGCATTGGAGCCGTTCATGA